A stretch of the Malus sylvestris chromosome 10, drMalSylv7.2, whole genome shotgun sequence genome encodes the following:
- the LOC126585671 gene encoding uncharacterized protein LOC126585671: MNPELPSFTNVCATIQREEVRRKVMNIGTKTSVTEARAYIANERKYKVKNPHLKCQHCNYTGHVKETCWILHPELKPEFMKDNKGSQRLNRAPHRANNATASTSYGSDALKSFTANPAALINEFAVYLQSKKERIKSDQTVSFEDGNSIALLGKFAGFLTDTQHMARDDMQGLPHQEDDW; this comes from the exons ATGAACCCCGAACTACCTTCCTTCACCAACGTATGTGCAACAATCCAACGTGAAGAAGTACGAAGGAAAGTCATGAACATTGGCACAAAGACCAGTGTAACTGAAGCAAGGGCTTATATAGCCAacgaaagaaaatacaaagtgaAGAATCCACACTTAAAGTGCCAACACTGCAACTATACTGGTCACGTTAAGGAGACATGCTGGATTTTACATCCAGAATTAAAGCCAGAGTTCATGAAGGATAACAAGGGCTCACAAAGACTGAACCGTGCACCACACAGAGCCAACAATGCAACTGCCTCAACCTCTTATGGGTCTGATGCACTCAAGAGCTTCACAGCAAATCCAGCTGCACTCATAAATGAGTTTGCAGTGTATCttcaaagcaagaaagaaaggaTTAAGAGTGACCAAACGGTCAGTTTTGAAGATGGAAACTCAATAGCTTTGCTAGGCAAGTTCGCTGGATTTCTGACAGACACACAACACATGGCCCGAGATGACATGCAAG GATTGCCTCACCAAGAAGACGATTGGTGA